In Drosophila santomea strain STO CAGO 1482 unplaced genomic scaffold, Prin_Dsan_1.1 Segkk69_quiver_pilon_scaf, whole genome shotgun sequence, a single window of DNA contains:
- the LOC122756611 gene encoding uncharacterized protein LOC122756611 has product MAQAEADRALMKFMTITDRVGQFEARVNTPAVTSPSIHTSRVRLEQIRALWDKVEKEYEACSEALSGLGSTDTITVMQSKYDYCYAVYERCAASLNEIIEEGSRSQQAVQASIPAPPQGGVAKIEQCTDGSKWGHVRSEDNPADLASRGVSPQELKDSALWWRGPAWLHLKQEQWPSELLVHPETELEQRPVKCHTVAVPSAVEILERFSAFDRALRVLAYVFRFVKSCRREGVALSAELTAAELSEVQERLIVLTQKNEFPAEYKVLSNKQPVPPASAISNLNPFLDGNGVLRASGRLQASEMLSYDEKHPIILPARCRFAELQVLFIHRISLHGGNQLMIRLIRSKFWIPKLKMLVKRTIHSCRVCVIHKKRLQTQLMGNLPRARSTFSRPFTHTGVDFAGPFDVKSYVGRACKITKGYVCVFVCFTTRAIHLEATSDLTTEKFLAAFSRFFARRGCPQHVYSDNGKTFVGASTSLSKDFIEATRTSVLSQHSLQNVSWHFNPPGAPHMGGLWEAGVKSFKSHFYKYTAAGKYTFEELTTLLAKIEACLNSRPISPMSEDPTDLIALSPGHFLIGGPLLAVAEPEVKEGPSSIINRWRRLKALNQQFCLRWKEEYLKELHKRNKWKFPTRDLQAGDMVVIKEENLPSNEWRLGRIQVVCPGVDGKVRVADVLTARGVVRRPVAKMIRLPMDSPNESKDSSIL; this is encoded by the exons atggcgcAAGCTGAGGCAGACAGGGCCTTGATGAAATTCATGACCATAACCGATAGAGTAGGTCAGTTCGAGGCCAGGGTCAACACCCCAGCAGTCACAAGTCCGTCAATCCACACAAGTAGGGTGCGACTCGAGCAGATCAGggccctatgggacaaggtggagaaggaatACGAGGCGTGCTCCGAAGCTCTGTCCGGTCTGGGATCCACAGACACAATAACAGTCATGCAGTCCAAGTATGACTACTGTTATGCCGTTTACGAGCGGTGCGCAGCGAGCCTCAACGAGATCATTGAAGAAGGTTCACGCTCGCAACAGGCCGTTCAGGCCTCCATTCCGGCGCCTCCTCAGGGAGG GGTCGCAAAAATCGAACAGTGTACCGACGGAAGCAAGTGGGGACATGTACGATCCGAAGACAATCCAGCTGATCTGGCAAGCCGGGGCGTCTCACCCCAAGAGCTGAAGGACAGCGCACTGTGGTGGCGTGGGCCAGCTTGGTTGCACCTcaaacaggagcagtggcCGAGTGAGTTGTTGGTCCATCCGGAGACTGAGCTCGAGCAGCGCCCCGTCAAATGCCACACGGTCGCAGTGCCCTCAGCAGTTGAAATCCTAGAGAGGTTCTCAGCCTTTGACCGAGCTCTGCGAGTTCTTGcttatgtgtttcgttttgtgaaaagttgccGGAGGGAAGGTGTAGCCTTATCGGCAGAACTCACTGCGGCGGAGTTGTCAGAGGTGCAGGAGCGGCTAATTGTGCTCACTCAGAAGAATGAGTTTCCCGCCGAATATAAGGTTTTGAGCAACAAGCAACCAGTTCCACCCGCAAGCGCAATTTCGAACCTAAACCCCTTTCTTGACGGGAATGGGGTCTTGAGAGCAAGCGGCAGGTTACAAGCATCTGAAATGCTTAGTTATGATGAAAAACATCCGATCATCCTTCCTGCACGGTGTAGGTTCGCCGAACTTCAAGTCTTGTTTATCCATCGCATATCCTTGCATGGGGGGAATCAATTAATGATCCGACTGATCCGTTCCAAATTCTGGATTCCCAAGCTTAAAATGTTGGTGAAACGAACAATACATTCGTGCCGAGTGTGTGTTATTCACAAGAAGAGACTGCAGACGCAGTTGATGGGGAATTTGCCCCGTGCGAGGTCCACGTTTTCCAGACCGTTCACCCATACGGGAGTGGACTTCGCAGGACCATTTGACGTCAAGAGTTATGTCGGTCGAGCCTGCAAAATCACAAAGGGGTACGTgtgcgtttttgtgtgttttactacCCGGGCTATCCACCTCGAAGCGACCTCGGACTTGACTACAGAGAAGTTCCTGGCCGCATTCTCCCGTTTTTTCGCTCGGCGTGGGTGTCCACAACACGTCTACTCTGACAACGGGAAAACGTTTGTCGGAGCTTCCACGTCCTTATCAAAGGATTTCATTGAAGCTACCAGAACATCGGTTTTATCGCAGCACAGTCTTCAGAATGTGTCCTGGCATTTCAACCCTCCTGGCGCACCTCATATGGGAGGGCTttgggaggcaggtgtgaagAGTTTCAAGTCGCATTTTTACAAGTACACAGCCGCTGGGAAATACACGTTCGAGGAACTGACTACCCTCCTGGCGAAGATTGAGGCCTGTTTGAACTCCAGGCCCATCTCGCCAATGTCCGAAGATCCCACGGACCTTATCGCTCTGAGCCCTGGGCATTTTCTAATCGGTGGACCATTACTTGCGGTAGCAGAACCTGAGGTTAAAGAAGGTCCCAGCTCCATTATCAATCGGTGGCGGAGGTTGAAAGCCCTGAATCAGCAGTTCTGCCTGCGTTGGAAGGAGGAATACCTAAAGGAACTccacaaaaggaataaatggAAGTTCCCAACGCGAGATCTCCAGGCTGGAGACATGGTGGTGATCAAAGAGGAGAACTTGCCATCCAACGAGTGGCGACTTGGGCGTATCCAAGTGGTCTGTCCCGGCGTGGACGGCAAGGTCAGAGTGGCAGACGTGCTCACAGCACGGGGGGTCGTCCGGAGACCAGTGGCAAAAATGATCCGCCTTCCAATGGACAGCCCGAATGAGTCGAAAGACTCCTCCATACTTTAA